In one Hymenobacter sp. DG25B genomic region, the following are encoded:
- the secA gene encoding preprotein translocase subunit SecA — MFDFLGKAVAKVFGTKSERDLKEILPYVALINAEYAKLAPLTDDQLRQHSSEVRARIDERLKGLDDQIGGLHQRIAAEPNLDIIEKEKIFDQIDALEKQRNKDLEVVLLEVLPAAFATVKETARRYKENGQLVVTATDFDREISRRKSNVTIQGDQAIWSNKWLAGGAEITWDMVHYDVQLIGGVVLHQGKIAEMATGEGKTLVSTLPAFLNALARRGVHLVTVNDYLAKRDSEWNAPLFEFHGITVDCIDKHQPNTDARRAAYAADITYGTNNEFGFDYLRDNMARETGELVQRKHHYAMVDEVDSVLIDDARTPLIISGPVPRGDVHEFLILKPRIEQLVNEQKKLVQQYLVEARKLIKDGNDGVKEGEGGLMLFRAYRGLPKSKPLIKFLSEPGMRVVMQKVENHYMQDNSRQMPEADKPLFFTIDEKNNQIELTERGIDLITAQGEDPHLFIMPDIGMEIAAIENSKTISDDDKLHQKEKLINDYQEKSERVHTVSQLLKAYTLFERDDQYILSEDGKVKIVDEQTGRVMEGRRYSDGLHQAIEAKENVRIEDATQTYATVTLQNYFRMYHKLGGMTGTAETEAGEFWEIYKLDVVVVPTNRGIARKDEHDKVYKTVREKYNAVAEEIQTLVKAGRPVLVGTTSVEISELVSRMLKLRNIPHQVLNAKQNQREAEIVAGAGHPGTVTIATNMAGRGTDIKLRGTAKESGGLAIIGTERHESRRVDRQLRGRAGRQGDPGSSQFFVSLEDNLMRLFGSERIAKLMDRMGLEEGEVIQHSMITSSIERAQKKVEENNFGIRKRLLEYDDVMNAQREVVYKRRRNALFGERLELDVWNMIYDVCENIVAAHKITNDFEDFKLAVIRLFSYDTHLTAQDLTSLPAAQLTQKLYDEALGYYDDKSRVIGEHALPLINDLISQNAPYENIAVPFTDGRKQIQSVVNLRRAQANKGQELIRGMEKVVTLSVIDTAWTQHLRSMDDLKQVVQNAVYEQKDPLLIYKFESFELFKRMIGKVNEDTVQFLFRADIPGQAGEAEPEFYVEDELPQPAPQPKLKAQKEVSTTSLGAGPEDLEQDGAMPQVLEKQQPAKSQKIANRNEKVSVQYMDGRIVRDVKYKSVEDDVVNNRAVLID; from the coding sequence ATGTTTGATTTTTTAGGGAAGGCAGTTGCCAAAGTGTTCGGGACCAAGTCCGAGCGGGATTTGAAAGAGATTCTGCCGTATGTGGCCCTCATCAATGCCGAATATGCCAAACTGGCACCGCTCACCGATGACCAGCTGCGCCAGCACTCCAGCGAGGTGCGCGCCCGGATTGACGAGCGTCTGAAAGGCCTCGACGACCAGATTGGCGGCCTGCATCAGCGCATTGCCGCTGAGCCTAACCTGGATATCATCGAAAAAGAAAAAATCTTCGACCAGATTGACGCGCTGGAAAAGCAGCGGAACAAGGATCTGGAAGTAGTACTGCTAGAAGTATTGCCCGCCGCCTTCGCCACTGTAAAGGAAACCGCCCGCCGCTACAAGGAAAACGGCCAGCTGGTGGTTACCGCCACGGATTTCGACCGGGAAATTTCCCGCCGCAAGTCCAACGTAACCATTCAGGGCGACCAGGCCATCTGGAGCAACAAGTGGCTGGCCGGCGGCGCCGAAATCACCTGGGACATGGTGCATTACGATGTACAGCTGATTGGTGGCGTGGTACTGCACCAGGGTAAAATTGCCGAAATGGCCACCGGTGAAGGTAAAACGCTGGTATCCACCCTGCCTGCTTTCCTCAACGCGCTGGCCCGCCGCGGTGTGCACCTGGTTACGGTAAACGACTACCTGGCCAAGCGTGACTCCGAATGGAATGCGCCGCTGTTCGAGTTCCACGGCATCACCGTAGACTGCATCGATAAGCACCAGCCCAACACCGACGCCCGTCGTGCTGCTTACGCCGCCGACATCACCTACGGCACCAACAACGAATTCGGCTTCGATTACCTGCGCGACAACATGGCCCGCGAAACCGGCGAGCTGGTGCAGCGCAAGCACCACTACGCCATGGTGGACGAAGTAGACTCCGTGCTGATTGACGATGCCCGGACCCCGCTCATTATCTCCGGCCCCGTGCCGCGCGGTGATGTGCACGAGTTCCTCATCCTGAAGCCCCGCATTGAGCAGCTGGTAAACGAGCAGAAAAAGCTGGTGCAACAGTACCTGGTGGAGGCCCGCAAGCTCATTAAAGACGGCAACGACGGCGTGAAGGAAGGCGAAGGCGGCCTGATGCTGTTCCGCGCTTACCGTGGTCTGCCCAAGAGCAAGCCGCTCATCAAATTCCTTTCCGAGCCCGGCATGCGCGTGGTTATGCAGAAAGTGGAAAACCACTATATGCAGGATAACTCCCGCCAGATGCCGGAGGCCGACAAGCCCCTGTTCTTCACCATTGATGAGAAGAACAACCAGATTGAGCTGACCGAGCGCGGCATTGACCTGATTACGGCCCAGGGCGAAGACCCGCACCTGTTCATCATGCCCGACATCGGGATGGAAATTGCGGCCATCGAAAACAGCAAAACCATCAGCGACGATGACAAGCTGCACCAGAAGGAAAAGCTCATCAACGACTATCAGGAGAAGAGCGAGCGGGTACACACCGTGAGCCAGCTGCTGAAGGCCTACACCCTGTTTGAGCGCGACGACCAGTACATTCTGTCTGAGGATGGCAAGGTGAAGATTGTGGATGAGCAGACCGGCCGCGTGATGGAAGGTCGCCGCTATTCCGATGGTCTGCACCAGGCCATTGAAGCCAAGGAAAACGTGCGCATTGAAGACGCCACGCAGACCTACGCCACCGTAACGCTGCAGAACTACTTCCGCATGTACCACAAGCTGGGCGGCATGACGGGTACGGCCGAAACCGAAGCCGGCGAGTTCTGGGAAATCTACAAGCTGGATGTGGTGGTAGTGCCCACCAACCGCGGCATTGCCCGCAAGGACGAGCACGACAAGGTGTACAAGACCGTGCGCGAGAAGTACAACGCCGTAGCCGAGGAAATTCAGACCCTGGTGAAAGCCGGCCGCCCCGTGCTGGTTGGTACCACCTCGGTAGAAATTTCCGAGCTGGTGAGCCGCATGCTGAAGCTGCGCAACATTCCGCACCAGGTTCTGAACGCCAAGCAAAACCAGCGCGAAGCCGAGATTGTAGCCGGCGCGGGCCACCCCGGCACCGTAACCATTGCCACCAACATGGCTGGTCGGGGTACCGATATTAAGCTGCGCGGCACCGCCAAGGAGTCCGGTGGTCTGGCCATTATTGGTACCGAGCGCCACGAGTCACGCCGCGTAGACCGCCAGCTGCGGGGCCGCGCCGGCCGCCAGGGCGACCCGGGTTCTTCGCAGTTCTTCGTTTCGCTGGAAGACAACCTGATGCGTCTGTTCGGCTCGGAGCGTATTGCCAAGCTGATGGACCGCATGGGTCTGGAGGAAGGCGAAGTGATTCAGCACTCCATGATTACCAGCTCCATTGAGCGGGCTCAGAAGAAGGTGGAAGAAAACAACTTCGGCATCCGGAAGCGCCTGCTGGAGTACGATGATGTAATGAACGCCCAGCGCGAGGTGGTGTACAAGCGCCGCCGCAACGCTTTGTTCGGCGAGCGTCTGGAGCTGGACGTGTGGAACATGATTTACGATGTGTGCGAAAACATCGTGGCCGCCCACAAAATCACTAACGACTTCGAGGACTTCAAGCTGGCCGTTATCCGCCTGTTCAGCTACGATACGCACCTCACCGCCCAGGACCTGACCAGCCTGCCTGCCGCACAGCTCACTCAGAAGCTGTATGACGAAGCCCTGGGTTACTACGACGACAAGAGCCGCGTGATTGGCGAGCATGCCCTGCCGCTCATCAACGACCTGATTTCGCAGAACGCCCCCTACGAGAACATTGCCGTTCCCTTCACCGATGGCCGCAAGCAGATTCAGTCGGTAGTAAACCTGCGCCGCGCCCAGGCCAACAAAGGCCAGGAGTTGATTCGGGGCATGGAGAAGGTGGTAACGCTGTCGGTTATTGACACGGCCTGGACGCAGCACCTGCGCTCTATGGACGACCTGAAGCAGGTGGTGCAGAACGCCGTGTACGAACAGAAAGACCCGCTCTTGATTTATAAGTTCGAGTCGTTTGAGCTGTTTAAGCGCATGATTGGCAAAGTGAACGAGGATACGGTCCAGTTCCTGTTCCGCGCCGACATTCCGGGCCAGGCCGGCGAGGCCGAGCCGGAGTTCTACGTGGAAGATGAGCTGCCGCAGCCCGCGCCTCAGCCCAAGCTCAAAGCCCAGAAAGAAGTGTCTACCACGTCGCTGGGCGCTGGCCCCGAGGATCTGGAGCAGGATGGTGCTATGCCCCAGGTACTGGAAAAGCAGCAGCCGGCCAAGAGCCAGAAGATTGCCAACCGCAACGAGAAAGTAAGCGTGCAGTATATGGACGGCCGCATTGTGCGCGACGTGAAGTACAAGAGCGTGGAAGATGACGTGGTGAATAACCGCGCCGTCCTCATCGACTAA
- a CDS encoding acyltransferase family protein produces the protein MQNNFDAVRLGLALIVVCCHVAVLTALPAFQPLLTYLSADFAVKGFFVLSGCLVSRSFLSSATGWEYAQKRIRRIYPAYITAIAVAWLIGLAATSLPATEFLRSAAAYKYLAANASFLNFLQPTLPGVFEQHPVPVMNGSLWTIKVELCLYACLPGLVFLFRRLGPFPTAALAFVVAVCWELLLTHWPALSPKMAAELGRQFPGALHLFAFGALYTVAERRLRPLLGWLTLGAFLAFVLLQHHSLRILVEPVCYAASVLFLATSLPVQLPVGKWGDLSYGTYLLHFPLIQLFIQLGLFRNSAWLGLVALVFTVLVAALLLWHFIEKPFLKRSSHYLAPEVGAKTVAC, from the coding sequence ATGCAAAATAACTTCGATGCCGTGCGGCTGGGGCTGGCGCTGATAGTAGTCTGCTGCCATGTGGCGGTGCTGACCGCGCTGCCGGCTTTCCAGCCTTTGCTCACCTATCTGTCGGCTGATTTTGCGGTGAAAGGCTTTTTTGTGCTGAGCGGCTGCCTGGTTAGCCGCAGCTTCCTGAGCAGCGCCACCGGCTGGGAATACGCCCAAAAGCGCATCCGCCGAATTTATCCGGCTTATATAACCGCTATAGCAGTAGCCTGGCTGATTGGGCTGGCCGCCACCAGCCTGCCCGCAACGGAATTTCTCCGTTCGGCGGCAGCCTACAAATATTTGGCGGCTAATGCCAGCTTCCTCAACTTTCTGCAGCCCACCTTACCCGGGGTATTTGAGCAGCACCCGGTGCCGGTAATGAACGGCTCCCTGTGGACGATAAAGGTGGAGCTGTGCCTGTATGCCTGCCTGCCGGGGCTGGTATTCCTGTTCCGCCGACTAGGGCCTTTCCCGACGGCGGCCCTGGCTTTTGTGGTAGCTGTTTGCTGGGAATTGCTCCTGACTCACTGGCCCGCGCTTAGCCCGAAAATGGCGGCGGAGCTGGGCCGGCAATTTCCCGGCGCCCTGCATTTGTTTGCCTTTGGCGCTTTATACACAGTGGCAGAGCGGCGCCTGCGGCCCCTGTTGGGTTGGCTCACGCTGGGGGCTTTCCTGGCTTTTGTGCTGTTGCAGCATCATAGCCTCCGCATACTGGTAGAACCCGTGTGCTACGCGGCCAGCGTGCTATTCCTGGCAACCAGTTTGCCGGTGCAGCTGCCAGTGGGCAAGTGGGGTGATTTATCGTACGGCACTTATTTGCTGCACTTTCCGCTCATTCAATTGTTTATCCAGCTGGGCCTGTTCCGGAACAGCGCCTGGCTGGGGCTGGTTGCGTTGGTGTTTACCGTACTGGTAGCGGCATTGCTGCTCTGGCACTTTATAGAAAAGCCCTTCCTAAAGCGTAGTTCCCACTACCTTGCCCCCGAAGTAGGTGCCAAAACCGTGGCCTGCTGA